One genomic window of Micromonospora sp. WMMD1128 includes the following:
- a CDS encoding FAD-binding oxidoreductase, whose product MAAAARSTDRPGALEITRKLAEICGPPFARFAGPADEVAGRTARWVAVPGGPRAAAEVLRLAAAHDLTVVPRGAGTKIDWGAAPAQVDIMLDTGRLAGVWHEPRAAAVAEIGAGTPLRAVQATLGRTGRRLPVDVPSPGATLGGVLAADEAGPLRHRHGSPCTQLVGVRYLDADGELVSVGESGTAQLGRADPAGGFDVGGLFAADGSGDGVGGPGGPGDATGFGAGGLDGRGDAIGFGRGGLDGDGDPAGFGRGGGGFGPAALGGDAVLGRGDLPGLDVARLLCGSQGGLGVLVSATMRVQAVPAGRVWVSRPVWTPLEVHDLVRAVLAADVGPAAVELDLPVPVPLPRRRIPASHPSVAGRPEHPAVTGRPAAGSLVVLLEGGPSDVAERAERLAAVLGGESVVNHHAPEWWGRYPFAPGDTALRIDVPVDDLHAAVYALRDAAGAPMPVRGSAGVGTAYAALPGALPPERVASILSAVRSVLVARRGRCVVVAAPAPVRRAVDLWGDLPALTRLRSAKAHLDPHRRLAPGRLPGGL is encoded by the coding sequence ATGGCGGCTGCTGCGCGTTCCACCGACCGACCCGGAGCCCTCGAGATCACCCGGAAGCTGGCTGAGATCTGCGGTCCGCCGTTCGCCCGTTTCGCCGGCCCGGCCGACGAGGTGGCCGGTCGCACCGCCCGCTGGGTGGCGGTGCCGGGCGGCCCGCGTGCCGCTGCCGAGGTGCTACGGCTGGCCGCGGCGCACGACCTGACCGTGGTGCCGCGCGGCGCCGGCACGAAGATCGACTGGGGCGCCGCCCCGGCCCAGGTCGACATCATGCTCGACACCGGCCGGCTGGCCGGGGTGTGGCACGAGCCGCGGGCCGCCGCGGTGGCCGAGATCGGTGCCGGCACGCCGCTGCGCGCCGTCCAGGCCACGCTGGGCCGCACCGGTCGACGCCTCCCGGTCGACGTGCCCTCGCCCGGTGCGACGCTGGGCGGGGTGCTGGCCGCCGACGAGGCCGGCCCGTTGCGCCACCGGCACGGCAGCCCGTGCACGCAGCTCGTCGGCGTCCGCTACCTCGACGCCGACGGCGAGCTGGTAAGCGTCGGCGAGTCCGGCACGGCGCAGCTCGGGCGGGCCGACCCGGCGGGCGGCTTCGACGTCGGTGGCCTGTTCGCGGCCGATGGGAGCGGCGACGGGGTGGGCGGCCCGGGCGGTCCCGGCGACGCGACGGGGTTCGGCGCCGGTGGTCTGGACGGTCGCGGTGATGCGATCGGGTTCGGCCGTGGCGGTCTGGATGGTGACGGTGACCCGGCGGGTTTCGGCCGTGGCGGTGGCGGCTTCGGCCCGGCGGCCCTCGGCGGGGATGCGGTGCTCGGTCGCGGCGACCTGCCGGGGCTGGACGTGGCCCGGCTGCTCTGCGGCTCGCAGGGCGGGCTCGGGGTGCTGGTCTCGGCCACCATGCGGGTGCAGGCCGTGCCGGCCGGCCGGGTCTGGGTGTCCCGTCCGGTCTGGACGCCGCTGGAGGTGCACGACCTGGTCCGCGCGGTGCTCGCCGCCGACGTCGGGCCGGCCGCGGTCGAGCTGGACCTGCCGGTGCCGGTGCCCCTGCCCCGCCGCCGGATCCCGGCGAGCCATCCGTCGGTGGCCGGCCGCCCCGAGCATCCGGCGGTGACCGGGCGACCGGCGGCGGGCAGCCTGGTGGTCCTGCTGGAGGGCGGCCCGTCCGACGTGGCGGAGCGAGCCGAGCGGCTGGCCGCGGTGCTCGGCGGCGAGTCGGTGGTCAACCATCACGCGCCGGAGTGGTGGGGGCGCTACCCGTTCGCCCCCGGCGACACCGCGCTGCGCATCGACGTGCCGGTCGACGACCTGCACGCCGCGGTCTACGCGCTGCGCGACGCCGCCGGCGCCCCGATGCCGGTACGCGGGTCGGCCGGCGTCGGCACCGCGTACGCCGCCCTGCCCGGCGCGCTGCCGCCCGAGCGGGTCGCCTCAATCCTGAGCGCGGTTCGCAGCGTGCTGGTCGCCCGAAGAGGCCGGTGCGTGGTGGTGGCGGCGCCGGCTCCGGTGCGCCGCGCCGTCGACCTCTGGGGCGACCTGCCGGCGTTGACGCGGTTGCGCAGCGCCAAGGCGCACCTGGATCCGCACCGCCGGCTGGCCCCCGGCCGTCTTCCCGGCGGTCTCTGA
- a CDS encoding TetR family transcriptional regulator C-terminal domain-containing protein codes for MPKQVDYASRRRQIAEAVCLLVDEHGPEGVTMRDVAARAQVSLGAVQRCFRSKDEMLLFAVGHVGERITERVRDRLAHSDAESAATTLSHVAIEIALLREEHRAEARIWLVFVAQAAVSEPLAGPLRTSYAALQDLLARLVAEVVESVPVGEGAAPPDPQREARTLLALADGLTSHVLIGHLTAEEAAEVLHAQVVGLRRATRP; via the coding sequence ATGCCCAAGCAGGTGGACTACGCAAGCAGGCGCCGCCAGATTGCCGAGGCCGTCTGCCTCCTCGTCGACGAACACGGCCCAGAGGGGGTGACCATGCGGGACGTCGCCGCCCGCGCGCAGGTCTCCCTCGGCGCCGTTCAGCGCTGCTTTCGCAGCAAGGACGAGATGCTCCTGTTCGCCGTCGGCCATGTCGGCGAGCGCATCACCGAGCGCGTGCGGGACCGCCTGGCACACAGCGACGCTGAGTCGGCTGCCACCACCCTGAGCCACGTGGCCATCGAGATCGCCCTGCTGCGCGAAGAGCACCGCGCCGAAGCGCGGATCTGGCTCGTCTTCGTCGCCCAGGCGGCCGTCAGCGAGCCGCTCGCCGGACCGCTGAGGACCAGCTACGCGGCCCTCCAGGACCTGCTTGCCCGCCTCGTCGCGGAGGTTGTCGAGAGTGTGCCGGTCGGCGAGGGCGCTGCGCCGCCCGACCCGCAGCGCGAGGCTCGCACCCTGCTCGCCCTCGCCGATGGTCTCACCAGCCACGTACTCATCGGCCACCTGACCGCCGAGGAGGCTGCGGAGGTGCTGCACGCGCAAGTGGTCGGTCTCCGGCGCGCAACCCGGCCTTGA
- a CDS encoding amidase: protein MGILGHLLIPIRSYRFWDMVSRQARQHVDGSERIMQDAVWKLSAAAQAEAVRGGEISAVELIDSHLERITEVNPRVNAVTQLLAEHAREAAARTDRRRASGEDLGPLAGVPFTVKECIPVEGVPTTFGTARFRNLVAPADALPVARLRAAGAIPIGHSNMPTLVLAGMHSRSELFGDTVNPWDPSRTPGGSSGGDGVAVATGMAALGLGNDSGGSVRIPASFCGVAGLKPTAGRFPADQRVLGSDDPGPASQMLVTDGPLARGIADLRLAYEALAGADRRDPRAVPAPVHGEPLPGRMKVAVVADPGGHGVHHTVHEAVTAAADALRDAGYDVREITDVPRLDEALEAYGRITVTEFAETWPVVRTLLGKDGDRYIAMAMEKTPPATAGEFMKLMGTWLGIRRSWAEFLDEYPLLLGPVFTEPPVEPGLESRDRAGRDRVGTGMRLCTVTSFVGVPGVAVPTGVIDGLPSGVQIIGRAFREDLCLAAAQEVEDRLGVLAPIDPRPAVPPTNGTPIRAARAPGGGPPTGNVAP from the coding sequence TTGGGCATCCTCGGTCATCTCCTTATTCCGATACGATCGTATCGCTTCTGGGATATGGTCTCGCGGCAAGCACGTCAACATGTGGACGGGAGCGAAAGGATCATGCAGGACGCCGTGTGGAAACTGTCGGCCGCCGCCCAGGCGGAGGCGGTCCGAGGCGGAGAGATTTCGGCGGTCGAACTCATCGACAGCCACCTGGAACGCATCACCGAGGTCAACCCGCGGGTCAACGCGGTCACGCAACTGTTGGCCGAGCACGCCCGTGAGGCCGCCGCGCGGACCGACCGGCGCCGCGCGTCGGGGGAAGATCTCGGGCCGCTGGCCGGCGTGCCGTTCACGGTGAAGGAATGCATTCCTGTGGAAGGCGTGCCGACCACGTTCGGAACGGCACGCTTCCGTAACCTGGTAGCGCCAGCAGACGCGCTTCCGGTGGCGCGACTGCGTGCGGCCGGAGCCATACCGATCGGGCACAGCAACATGCCCACGCTGGTCCTGGCGGGCATGCACTCTCGCAGCGAACTGTTCGGCGACACCGTCAACCCGTGGGATCCGAGCCGGACCCCGGGGGGCTCCAGCGGTGGCGACGGGGTGGCCGTGGCCACCGGCATGGCCGCGCTCGGGCTCGGCAACGACTCGGGTGGATCAGTGCGGATCCCGGCCTCGTTCTGCGGGGTGGCCGGGCTGAAGCCGACCGCCGGGAGGTTCCCCGCCGACCAGCGCGTCCTCGGTTCCGACGATCCTGGACCGGCCTCACAGATGCTGGTCACCGATGGGCCCCTGGCCCGTGGGATAGCCGATCTGCGCCTGGCATACGAGGCGCTGGCCGGTGCCGACCGGCGGGACCCGCGCGCCGTGCCGGCGCCCGTCCACGGCGAGCCGCTGCCGGGTCGGATGAAGGTCGCGGTCGTTGCCGACCCCGGGGGACACGGCGTCCACCACACGGTCCACGAGGCTGTCACGGCCGCGGCCGACGCGCTGCGGGACGCCGGGTACGACGTACGGGAGATAACGGATGTTCCGCGGCTCGACGAAGCACTCGAGGCATACGGCCGGATCACCGTGACCGAGTTCGCCGAGACCTGGCCCGTGGTGCGGACACTGCTCGGCAAGGACGGAGATCGCTACATCGCGATGGCGATGGAAAAGACTCCGCCCGCGACAGCCGGCGAGTTCATGAAGCTGATGGGGACCTGGCTGGGCATCCGCCGTTCCTGGGCGGAGTTCCTCGACGAGTACCCGCTGCTGCTCGGGCCGGTGTTCACCGAGCCGCCTGTCGAGCCGGGGCTGGAGTCGCGCGACAGGGCTGGCCGGGACCGGGTCGGCACGGGCATGCGCCTGTGCACGGTGACCAGCTTCGTGGGTGTGCCCGGGGTCGCCGTACCGACCGGGGTGATCGACGGGCTGCCGTCCGGCGTACAGATCATCGGGCGTGCGTTCCGGGAGGACCTGTGCCTGGCCGCTGCCCAGGAGGTGGAGGATCGCCTCGGCGTGCTCGCACCGATCGACCCGCGCCCGGCCGTTCCGCCCACCAACGGGACACCGATTCGCGCGGCGAGGGCTCCGGGCGGCGGCCCGCCGACCGGTAACGTGGCGCCGTGA
- a CDS encoding S9 family peptidase, whose protein sequence is MTTTPQPTAKRVPAERTHHGDAVVDEYAWLATKDDPETIAYLEAENAYTEARTAHLAGLRAELFEETRRRTQETDLSVPTRKGDHWYYTRTVEGQQYGVQCRRTVRPGETTPPVSADGAPLDGEEVLLDGNQLAEGHDFFSLGAFDVSPDGRWLAYSTDYSGDERFTLRIKDLSTGELRPDEVPDTFYGTAWSSDASTLFYVTVDDTWRPNRVWRHTVGTGSGEDVVVHQEDDERFWVGVELTRSERFVVIDIHSKITSEVRVIPAANPTGEPAIVAPRRQGVEYAVEHHGHRFLILHNDGAEDFALAYTSADAPGDWTPLIPHTPGTRLEAVDAFENHLVVSLRGNGLTGLRVLPIGSDDSWDIDFPEPIYSVGLDANPEYRTGTVRLRYTSLVTPDSVYDYDLTTRELTLLRRKPVRPGPDGRAYDPADYEQHRDWALADDGTRVPISLVCRRDTPRDGSAPAVIYGYGSYEASMDPWFSIARLSLLDRGVIFAVAHIRGGGELGRRWYDEGKLLAKKNTFTDFVACARHLVKAGWTASDRLVARGASAGGLLMGAVANLAPDAFAGIVAQVPFVDALTSILDPSLPLTVTEWEEWGNPLDDPEVYAYMKSYTPYENVTAADYPAILAVTSLNDTRVLYHEPAKWVARLRAVAPQGDYLLKTEMGAGHGGPSGRYDAWREEAFVNAWTLDRLGRA, encoded by the coding sequence GTGACCACGACCCCACAGCCCACGGCGAAGCGCGTTCCGGCCGAGCGGACCCACCACGGTGACGCTGTCGTCGACGAGTACGCCTGGCTCGCCACCAAGGACGACCCGGAGACGATCGCCTACCTGGAGGCCGAGAACGCCTACACCGAGGCGCGCACCGCGCACCTGGCCGGGCTGCGGGCGGAACTGTTCGAGGAGACACGCCGGCGCACCCAGGAGACCGACCTGTCGGTGCCGACCCGCAAGGGCGACCACTGGTACTACACCCGCACGGTCGAGGGGCAGCAGTACGGCGTGCAGTGCCGACGCACCGTCCGCCCCGGCGAGACCACGCCCCCGGTCAGCGCGGACGGCGCCCCGCTCGACGGCGAGGAGGTGCTGCTCGACGGCAACCAGCTCGCCGAGGGACACGACTTCTTCTCCCTCGGCGCGTTCGACGTCAGCCCGGACGGGCGCTGGCTCGCCTATTCCACCGACTATTCCGGCGACGAGCGGTTCACCCTGCGGATCAAGGATCTGTCCACCGGGGAGCTGCGGCCCGACGAGGTGCCCGACACGTTCTACGGCACCGCGTGGTCGAGCGACGCCTCCACACTCTTCTACGTCACCGTGGACGACACGTGGCGGCCGAACCGGGTGTGGCGGCACACCGTGGGCACCGGCTCGGGCGAGGACGTGGTGGTCCACCAGGAGGACGACGAGCGGTTCTGGGTGGGCGTCGAGCTGACCCGCTCCGAGCGCTTCGTGGTGATCGACATTCACAGCAAGATCACCAGCGAGGTACGGGTGATCCCGGCCGCCAACCCGACCGGTGAACCGGCGATCGTGGCACCGCGCCGGCAGGGCGTCGAGTACGCCGTCGAGCACCACGGCCACCGCTTCCTGATCCTGCACAACGACGGCGCGGAGGACTTCGCGCTCGCGTACACCTCGGCGGACGCGCCGGGCGACTGGACGCCGCTGATCCCGCACACCCCGGGCACCCGGCTGGAGGCGGTCGACGCGTTCGAGAACCACCTCGTCGTCTCGCTGCGCGGCAACGGGTTGACCGGGCTGCGGGTGCTGCCGATCGGCAGCGACGACAGCTGGGACATCGACTTTCCCGAGCCGATCTACAGCGTCGGGCTGGACGCCAACCCGGAATACCGCACCGGCACGGTCCGGCTGCGCTACACCTCGCTCGTCACCCCCGACTCGGTCTACGACTACGACCTGACCACCCGCGAGCTGACGCTGCTGCGGCGCAAGCCGGTGCGGCCCGGCCCGGACGGGCGGGCGTACGACCCGGCCGACTACGAGCAGCACCGCGACTGGGCGCTGGCCGACGACGGCACCCGGGTGCCGATCTCCCTGGTCTGCCGCCGGGACACCCCCCGCGACGGGTCCGCGCCCGCGGTCATCTACGGCTACGGGTCGTACGAGGCCAGCATGGATCCCTGGTTCTCGATCGCCCGGCTGAGCCTGCTCGACCGCGGCGTCATCTTCGCCGTGGCGCACATCCGCGGCGGTGGCGAGCTGGGCCGGCGCTGGTACGACGAGGGCAAACTGCTGGCCAAGAAGAACACGTTCACCGACTTCGTGGCCTGCGCCCGGCACCTGGTCAAGGCCGGCTGGACGGCGAGCGACCGGCTGGTCGCCCGGGGCGCGTCGGCCGGCGGCCTGCTGATGGGCGCGGTGGCCAACCTCGCGCCGGACGCGTTCGCCGGGATCGTCGCGCAGGTGCCGTTCGTGGACGCGCTCACCTCGATCCTCGACCCATCGCTGCCGCTGACGGTCACCGAGTGGGAGGAGTGGGGCAACCCGCTCGACGACCCCGAGGTCTACGCGTACATGAAGTCGTACACGCCGTACGAGAACGTGACCGCTGCCGACTATCCCGCGATCCTGGCGGTGACCAGCCTCAACGACACCCGGGTCCTCTACCACGAGCCGGCCAAGTGGGTCGCCCGGCTGCGCGCGGTCGCCCCGCAGGGCGACTACCTGCTCAAGACCGAGATGGGCGCGGGCCACGGCGGCCCGAGCGGCAGGTACGACGCCTGGCGCGAGGAGGCGTTCGTCAACGCCTGGACGCTGGACCGCCTCGGCCGGGCGTGA
- a CDS encoding threonine/serine dehydratase has translation MELISIDDVRAAADDVAGTVLRTPLLRTAWDDELWLKPESLQPVGSFKLRGATHAVARLDPATRSRGVVTHSSGNHGQALAYAARTFGVPCTVVVPEGAPQVKVARMRGLGADVRLVPPARRLAEAERIVAETGGALVPPFDHPAVIAGQGTVGLEIVADLPDVDVVLVPVGGGGLGSGVATAVKALRPTAAVIGVEPALAADAQESLAVGEVVVWDVERTYRTCADGLRTNLSALTLAHLRERLDGIVTVTEDEIMVAAGRLLRDARLVAEPSGAVATAARLFHRDELPAGRTVAVVSGGNADPAVLAAALGVLGGAPA, from the coding sequence ATGGAGCTGATCTCGATCGACGATGTCCGGGCCGCCGCCGACGACGTGGCGGGCACCGTGCTGCGGACCCCGCTGCTGCGGACGGCCTGGGACGACGAGCTGTGGCTCAAGCCGGAGAGCCTGCAACCGGTGGGGTCGTTCAAGCTGCGCGGCGCCACCCACGCGGTGGCCCGGCTCGATCCGGCCACCCGGTCCCGAGGGGTGGTCACCCACTCCTCCGGCAACCACGGTCAGGCGCTCGCGTACGCGGCCCGCACGTTCGGGGTGCCCTGCACCGTCGTGGTCCCCGAGGGCGCGCCGCAGGTCAAGGTGGCCCGGATGCGAGGGCTCGGCGCCGACGTACGGTTGGTGCCGCCGGCGCGTCGGCTCGCCGAGGCGGAACGGATCGTGGCGGAGACCGGCGGGGCGTTGGTGCCACCGTTCGACCATCCGGCGGTCATCGCCGGCCAGGGCACCGTCGGGTTGGAGATCGTCGCCGACCTGCCGGACGTGGACGTGGTCCTGGTGCCGGTCGGCGGCGGCGGACTCGGTTCAGGCGTCGCCACGGCGGTCAAGGCGCTGCGCCCGACGGCCGCCGTGATCGGCGTGGAGCCGGCGCTGGCCGCCGACGCCCAGGAGTCGCTCGCCGTCGGCGAGGTGGTGGTCTGGGACGTCGAACGCACCTACCGGACCTGCGCGGACGGACTGCGCACCAACCTGTCCGCGTTGACGCTGGCCCACCTGCGGGAGCGGCTCGACGGCATCGTCACGGTGACCGAGGACGAGATCATGGTGGCTGCCGGCCGGCTGCTGCGGGACGCGCGGCTGGTGGCCGAGCCGAGCGGCGCGGTCGCGACGGCCGCGCGGCTGTTCCACCGCGACGAGCTGCCGGCCGGGCGGACCGTCGCGGTGGTGAGCGGCGGCAACGCCGACCCGGCCGTGCTCGCCGCCGCGCTCGGCGTGTTAGGAGGGGCCCCTGCTTAA
- a CDS encoding FtsX-like permease family protein: MRPGTLLRLALAGTRTDGARVALTALSAALATLAGLAALTVLAVVKPPGNEWTQSEQYTNALLREPGLRPGVAFALLLLCVPVLGLAGQCARLGAPGRDRRLAALRLAGATPGQVTRLAVAETGVASLLGTVTGLAVFTVGRRLLHRPDAAGRLPLPTDVRPAPVAVAAVVIGLPLVAALVSALLLRRVTATPFGVVRRVRTRAPWPWPGVLILVALALFAAIRPLLLWYGRRGAVEPGWLVPTLVMTGSLIAMIGVVSGTGWISYTTGRMLHRHGRGPAALLAARRLTADPWAGSRTFAALLAALIFGAGAAGVRADFLAEAELARRTGGGLSDPGFYLGAMDLVDLAVVVAVVIAGGGLLVAVVEGITSRRRAYAAQVATGVPRAVIGRSLLWAALAPAVPAIGLALTVGYLLIAGLMPAPSGGGYEQTPDVPWEQLAWFAAGALAAVLVTVVAGLFLLRSATSVEELRST; encoded by the coding sequence GTGAGGCCGGGCACGTTGCTGCGGCTCGCGCTGGCCGGCACCCGCACCGACGGGGCACGGGTGGCGCTGACCGCGCTGAGCGCCGCGCTGGCGACGCTGGCCGGGCTGGCCGCGCTGACCGTGCTGGCGGTGGTGAAGCCGCCCGGGAACGAGTGGACGCAGTCCGAGCAGTACACGAACGCGCTGCTGCGCGAGCCGGGCCTGCGCCCCGGCGTCGCGTTCGCGTTGCTGCTGCTCTGCGTACCGGTGCTCGGGCTGGCCGGCCAGTGCGCCCGCCTCGGCGCGCCCGGGCGCGACCGACGGCTGGCCGCGCTCCGGCTGGCCGGCGCCACCCCCGGGCAGGTCACCCGCCTCGCGGTCGCCGAGACCGGGGTGGCGAGCCTGCTCGGCACCGTCACCGGCCTGGCCGTGTTCACGGTCGGCCGCCGGCTGCTGCACCGGCCCGACGCCGCCGGCCGGCTGCCGCTGCCCACCGACGTGCGTCCGGCCCCGGTGGCGGTGGCCGCCGTCGTGATAGGCCTGCCGCTGGTCGCCGCGCTGGTCAGCGCACTGCTGCTGCGCCGGGTCACCGCCACGCCGTTCGGCGTGGTGCGCCGGGTCCGCACGCGGGCGCCCTGGCCGTGGCCGGGCGTGCTCATCCTGGTCGCGCTCGCACTGTTCGCCGCGATCCGCCCGCTCCTGCTCTGGTACGGGCGGCGCGGCGCCGTGGAGCCCGGCTGGCTGGTACCGACGCTGGTGATGACAGGCTCACTCATCGCCATGATCGGCGTGGTGTCCGGCACCGGCTGGATCTCGTACACCACCGGGCGGATGCTGCACCGCCACGGGCGTGGCCCGGCCGCGCTGCTCGCCGCGCGCCGGCTGACCGCCGACCCGTGGGCCGGCAGCCGCACGTTCGCCGCGCTGCTGGCCGCGCTGATCTTCGGCGCCGGTGCCGCCGGCGTGCGGGCCGACTTCCTGGCCGAGGCCGAGCTGGCCCGCCGCACCGGCGGCGGCCTGTCCGACCCGGGTTTCTACCTCGGCGCGATGGACCTGGTCGACCTGGCGGTCGTGGTGGCGGTGGTGATCGCCGGCGGCGGGCTGCTGGTGGCCGTGGTCGAGGGCATCACCAGCCGGCGTCGGGCGTACGCGGCGCAGGTGGCCACCGGGGTGCCCCGCGCCGTGATCGGCCGCTCGCTGCTCTGGGCGGCGCTCGCCCCGGCCGTGCCGGCGATCGGGCTCGCGCTGACCGTCGGCTACCTGCTGATCGCCGGCCTGATGCCCGCGCCCAGCGGCGGCGGCTACGAGCAGACGCCGGACGTACCGTGGGAGCAGTTGGCGTGGTTTGCGGCGGGCGCGCTGGCGGCGGTGCTGGTCACGGTCGTGGCCGGCCTGTTCCTCCTGCGCTCCGCCACGTCGGTGGAGGAACTGCGCAGCACCTGA
- a CDS encoding ABC transporter ATP-binding protein, translated as MTFLEARGVVRAYGPTPALRGVTLDVAEGEILAVTGPSGCGKSTLLHCLAGILRPDAGQVTWRGERIDTWSESARSRLRRTEFGVLFQFGQLVAELTAAENVALPLLLAGTGRRAARTAALTWLERLGVAEVADARPGEMSGGQQQRCALSRALVTEPRVLFADEPTGALDTLAGEQVLTQLVRLAREQRTTVVLVTHEPRIAAYADREVSLRDGMVDHTGLGLDPALSGGSR; from the coding sequence ATGACGTTCCTGGAGGCGCGCGGCGTGGTGCGGGCGTACGGCCCGACACCGGCGCTGCGCGGCGTGACGCTCGACGTCGCCGAGGGGGAGATCCTCGCCGTCACCGGCCCCAGCGGCTGCGGCAAGTCGACGCTGCTGCACTGCCTCGCCGGCATCCTGCGCCCCGACGCCGGCCAGGTCACCTGGCGCGGCGAGCGGATCGACACGTGGTCGGAGTCGGCCCGCTCCCGGCTGCGCCGCACCGAGTTCGGGGTGCTGTTCCAGTTCGGCCAGCTCGTCGCCGAGCTGACCGCGGCGGAGAACGTCGCCCTTCCGTTGCTCCTCGCCGGCACGGGGCGGCGAGCGGCGCGGACGGCGGCGCTCACCTGGCTGGAACGGCTCGGCGTGGCCGAGGTCGCCGACGCCCGGCCGGGTGAGATGTCCGGCGGGCAGCAGCAGCGGTGCGCGTTGTCCCGGGCCCTGGTCACCGAGCCTCGGGTGCTCTTCGCCGACGAGCCCACCGGCGCGCTCGACACGCTCGCCGGTGAACAGGTGCTCACCCAACTGGTCCGGCTGGCCCGGGAGCAGCGCACCACGGTCGTGCTTGTCACCCACGAGCCGCGGATCGCCGCGTACGCCGATCGGGAGGTGAGCCTGCGCGACGGCATGGTCGACCACACCGGGCTGGGCCTCGACCCGGCGCTGTCGGGCGGGTCGCGGTGA
- a CDS encoding PadR family transcriptional regulator: MSTQHVLLGLLAGGPRHGYELKRAHDERLPRARPLAFGQVYATLARLHRDGLVAPAGPTRHGGPDRTAYALTDDGRATLDAWLATVEPPMPYVASTLFAKVVVALLVADADQARAYLIAQRRAHAARLRELTAVKTAPAAHLDDVVAADFAIAHLDADLRWLHTTLDRVADWHREVHA; this comes from the coding sequence GTGTCCACTCAGCACGTCCTGCTCGGCCTGCTCGCCGGCGGGCCGCGCCACGGCTACGAGCTGAAACGCGCCCACGACGAGCGGCTGCCCCGGGCCCGGCCGCTCGCCTTCGGGCAGGTCTACGCGACGCTGGCCAGGCTGCATCGGGACGGCCTCGTCGCCCCGGCCGGCCCCACCCGCCACGGCGGACCGGACCGCACCGCCTACGCGCTCACCGACGACGGGCGGGCCACGCTCGACGCGTGGCTGGCCACCGTCGAACCACCGATGCCGTACGTGGCAAGCACGCTCTTCGCCAAGGTGGTGGTCGCGCTGCTGGTGGCCGACGCCGACCAGGCCCGCGCCTACCTGATCGCCCAGCGGCGGGCCCACGCCGCGCGGCTGCGTGAGCTGACCGCGGTCAAGACGGCCCCCGCCGCGCACCTCGACGACGTGGTCGCCGCCGACTTCGCCATCGCCCACCTCGACGCGGATCTCCGGTGGCTGCACACCACCCTCGACCGGGTCGCCGACTGGCACCGGGAGGTGCACGCATGA
- a CDS encoding TIGR03086 family metal-binding protein, translating into MTTKTSELLAVAAPGTTAVVRGVADDQLDRPTPCPDYTVRHLLNHLFDVVVNFQAMARREEVDWSGKTDHLVDGWRDRFATEAARLTEAWSDPAALEGVSPGMGLPQETVGLMGLIDLTVHGWDLARAVGQEYAVDPSVVAAGHEFMDRMGDMGQRMGAFGVPVPTDAAPGTLAALLGRTGRDPAWTR; encoded by the coding sequence ATGACCACGAAGACTAGTGAGCTGCTGGCGGTGGCCGCGCCGGGCACGACTGCCGTGGTGCGCGGCGTCGCCGACGACCAGCTCGACCGCCCCACCCCGTGCCCCGACTACACGGTGCGTCACCTGCTCAACCACCTGTTCGACGTGGTGGTCAACTTTCAGGCGATGGCCCGGCGGGAGGAGGTCGACTGGTCGGGCAAGACCGACCACCTGGTCGACGGCTGGCGGGACCGGTTCGCGACGGAGGCGGCGCGGCTGACCGAGGCGTGGTCGGACCCGGCCGCGTTGGAGGGCGTCTCGCCGGGCATGGGGCTGCCGCAGGAGACGGTCGGTCTGATGGGGCTGATCGACCTCACCGTGCACGGCTGGGACCTGGCGCGGGCCGTCGGTCAGGAGTACGCGGTGGATCCGTCGGTGGTGGCGGCCGGGCACGAGTTCATGGACCGGATGGGCGACATGGGCCAGCGGATGGGCGCGTTCGGCGTGCCGGTGCCGACCGACGCGGCGCCTGGCACGCTGGCGGCGTTGCTCGGCCGGACCGGGCGCGATCCGGCCTGGACGCGTTGA